A region of Rhizorhabdus wittichii RW1 DNA encodes the following proteins:
- a CDS encoding dTDP-4-dehydrorhamnose 3,5-epimerase (TIGRFAM: dTDP-4-dehydrorhamnose 3,5-epimerase~PFAM: dTDP-4-dehydrorhamnose 3,5-epimerase related) has translation MPVKLIHTRRFGDDRGWFSETYHRPRWTADGAAEEFVQDNHSYSKHAGTLRGIHFQAPPHAQAKLVRCIRGRILDYAVDLRAGSPTYGRHVAAELSADNGDQLYIPVGFGHAFVTLEPDSEVIYKVSDVYAPDVDGGISWDCPTLAIDWPLPPGGPVLSDKDRTLPHLADWDSPFAYDGAPLRPL, from the coding sequence TTGCCGGTCAAGCTCATCCATACCCGTCGTTTCGGCGATGATCGGGGGTGGTTCTCGGAAACCTATCATCGCCCGCGTTGGACCGCCGACGGCGCGGCGGAAGAGTTCGTTCAGGACAACCACAGCTATTCGAAGCATGCCGGCACGCTGCGCGGCATCCATTTTCAAGCGCCGCCGCACGCGCAGGCCAAGCTGGTCCGCTGCATCCGCGGCCGGATTCTCGACTATGCGGTCGATTTGCGCGCCGGGTCGCCGACCTATGGCCGCCACGTTGCCGCCGAGCTGTCGGCCGACAATGGCGACCAGCTTTATATTCCGGTCGGCTTCGGCCACGCCTTCGTGACGCTCGAGCCCGACAGCGAGGTGATCTACAAGGTGTCGGACGTCTATGCGCCCGATGTCGACGGCGGCATAAGCTGGGATTGCCCGACGCTCGCGATCGACTGGCCGCTGCCGCCCGGCGGGCCGGTGCTGTCGGACAAGGACAGGACGTTGCCGCATCTCGCCGACTGGGATAGCCCGTTCGCCTATGACGGCGCGCCGCTGCGGCCGCTCTGA
- a CDS encoding dTDP-4-dehydrorhamnose reductase (PFAM: NAD-dependent epimerase/dehydratase; dTDP-4-dehydrorhamnose reductase; Male sterility C-terminal domain): protein MTRAILVTGGQGQVGLELARQDWPVDMSIYYPTRDELDIASPDSIAAYLLGRRFDAIVNCAAYTAVDKAEEERDLAFRVNGEAPGLLAATGIPLVHVSTDYVFDGSGDGYYREDDPVAPLGVYGASKLAGERAVLAGGARAVVLRTAWVLSAHRSNFLRTMLRVAATNPTLRVVDDQRGCPTGAADIAATLRTIALRLVEDPAAPTGVYHFVNAGEASWCELAREIFALSAAAGGPSAEVEAITTADYPTPAKRPANSRLSTAKIIADYAVRPRDWREAVRDIVGELVGPVPRTGA, encoded by the coding sequence GTGACCCGCGCGATCCTCGTCACCGGCGGGCAGGGGCAGGTCGGCCTCGAACTGGCGCGGCAGGACTGGCCCGTCGATATGTCTATATATTATCCGACACGCGACGAGCTCGACATCGCCTCGCCGGACAGCATCGCCGCCTATCTGCTCGGCCGCCGCTTCGATGCGATCGTCAACTGCGCCGCCTACACCGCCGTCGACAAGGCGGAGGAGGAGCGCGACCTCGCCTTCCGCGTCAACGGCGAGGCGCCCGGCCTGCTCGCCGCCACGGGCATCCCGCTGGTCCACGTCTCGACCGACTATGTCTTCGACGGCAGCGGCGACGGCTATTATCGCGAGGACGACCCGGTCGCCCCGCTCGGCGTCTATGGCGCGTCGAAGCTGGCGGGCGAGCGCGCGGTGCTCGCAGGCGGCGCGCGGGCGGTGGTGCTGCGCACCGCCTGGGTGCTGTCGGCCCACCGCAGCAATTTCCTCAGGACGATGCTGCGGGTCGCCGCGACCAACCCGACGCTGCGCGTCGTCGACGACCAGCGCGGATGCCCGACCGGGGCGGCCGATATCGCCGCGACGCTCCGCACCATCGCGCTGCGGCTGGTCGAGGACCCCGCCGCGCCGACCGGCGTCTATCATTTCGTCAATGCCGGCGAGGCGAGCTGGTGCGAACTGGCGCGCGAGATCTTCGCGCTGAGCGCGGCGGCGGGCGGCCCTTCGGCGGAGGTCGAGGCGATCACCACCGCCGACTATCCGACGCCCGCGAAGCGCCCGGCCAATTCGAGGCTCTCGACGGCGAAGATCATCGCGGACTATGCTGTCCGTCCGCGCGACTGGCGGGAGGCCGTCCGCGACATCGTTGGTGAGCTTGTGGGGCCCGTGCCCCGGACAGGGGCGTAG
- a CDS encoding dTDP-glucose 4,6-dehydratase (TIGRFAM: dTDP-glucose 4,6-dehydratase~PFAM: NAD-dependent epimerase/dehydratase; 3-beta hydroxysteroid dehydrogenase/isomerase; polysaccharide biosynthesis protein CapD; dTDP-4-dehydrorhamnose reductase; Male sterility C-terminal domain), which produces MRILVTGGAGFIGSALIRHLIGETDHEVLNLDKLTYAGVLSSLDPVGDSPRYRFVRGDICDGELVGRLLGEFRPDVIAHLAAESHVDRSIDGPGAFIQTNLVGTYTLLAEALAYWRGLDGDRRDAFRFHHISTDEVFGSLGEDGYFTEATAYDPRSPYSASKAGSDHLVRAWGHTYGLPVLVTNCSNNYGPYHFPEKLIPLIIIRALAGEPLPVYGDGSNVRDWLFVEDHARALRAVFERGVPGETYNVGGDSERRNLEVVQAICATLDRLAPRADGRAYAGQIGFVADRPGHDHRYAIDASKIKAELGWAPQVGFEEGIERTVRWYLDNRGWWGDILAGRYDTARLGLAKA; this is translated from the coding sequence ATGCGTATCCTGGTCACCGGCGGCGCCGGCTTCATCGGCTCGGCGCTGATCCGCCACCTGATCGGCGAGACCGATCATGAGGTGCTCAACCTCGACAAGCTGACCTATGCCGGGGTGCTGAGTTCGCTCGATCCGGTCGGCGACAGCCCGCGCTACCGCTTCGTGCGGGGCGATATCTGCGACGGCGAACTGGTCGGGCGGCTGCTCGGCGAGTTCCGGCCCGACGTGATCGCCCATCTCGCCGCCGAGAGCCATGTCGACCGCTCGATCGACGGCCCCGGCGCCTTCATCCAGACCAACCTGGTCGGCACCTACACGTTGCTGGCCGAGGCGCTCGCCTATTGGCGCGGCCTCGACGGCGACCGCCGCGACGCCTTCCGCTTCCACCATATCTCGACCGACGAGGTGTTCGGGTCGCTCGGCGAGGACGGCTATTTCACCGAGGCGACCGCCTATGACCCGCGCTCGCCCTATTCGGCGTCGAAGGCGGGGTCGGACCATCTCGTCCGCGCCTGGGGGCATACCTATGGGCTGCCGGTGCTCGTCACCAACTGCTCGAACAATTACGGGCCCTATCATTTCCCCGAGAAGCTGATCCCGCTGATCATCATCCGCGCGCTCGCCGGCGAGCCGCTGCCCGTCTACGGCGACGGATCGAACGTCCGCGACTGGCTGTTCGTCGAGGATCATGCCCGCGCGCTGCGCGCCGTGTTCGAACGCGGCGTGCCGGGCGAGACCTACAATGTCGGCGGCGATTCGGAGCGCAGGAACCTGGAAGTGGTGCAGGCGATCTGCGCGACGCTCGACCGCCTCGCCCCGCGCGCCGACGGCCGCGCTTATGCCGGGCAGATCGGCTTCGTCGCCGACCGGCCGGGGCACGACCACCGCTATGCGATCGACGCGTCGAAGATAAAGGCCGAGCTCGGCTGGGCGCCGCAGGTCGGCTTCGAGGAGGGGATCGAGCGCACCGTGCGCTGGTATCTCGACAATCGCGGCTGGTGGGGCGACATCCTCGCCGGGCGCTACGACACCGCCCGGCTGGGGCTGGCGAAGGCGTGA
- a CDS encoding Glucose-1-phosphate thymidylyltransferase (TIGRFAM: glucose-1-phosphate thymidylyltransferase~PFAM: Nucleotidyl transferase) yields MKGIILAGGAGTRLHPMTAVTSKQLLPVYDKPMIYYPLSTLMLAGIREVLLISTPRDVPAFQALLGDGGQWGMDISYAVQPSPDGLAQAYVIGADFVGNDRSALILGDNIYYGHGATDLFRSAIDRDEGATVFAYHVTDPERYGVVEFDDAMRAVSIEEKPAKPRSNWAVTGLYFYDSDVIEIARSLKPSPRGELEITDVNKAYLAAGRLSVELMGRGYAWLDTGTPDSLIEAAEFVRTLEKRQGFKIACVEEIAYGQGFIDAAQLERLADALGKSSYGTYLKTQVLRR; encoded by the coding sequence GTGAAGGGGATCATCCTGGCGGGCGGCGCGGGGACGCGGCTCCATCCTATGACGGCGGTCACGTCCAAGCAGCTCCTGCCCGTCTATGACAAGCCGATGATCTATTATCCGCTGTCGACGCTGATGCTGGCCGGCATCCGGGAGGTGCTGCTGATCTCGACGCCGCGCGACGTGCCCGCCTTCCAGGCGCTGCTCGGCGATGGCGGCCAGTGGGGGATGGACATAAGCTACGCCGTCCAGCCCAGCCCCGACGGGCTGGCGCAGGCCTATGTGATCGGCGCCGATTTCGTCGGCAACGATCGCTCGGCGCTGATCCTCGGCGACAACATCTATTACGGCCATGGCGCGACCGACCTGTTCCGCTCGGCGATCGATCGCGACGAGGGGGCGACGGTGTTCGCCTATCACGTCACCGACCCGGAACGGTACGGCGTGGTCGAGTTCGACGATGCGATGCGCGCCGTCTCGATCGAGGAGAAGCCGGCGAAGCCGCGCTCCAACTGGGCGGTGACCGGCCTCTATTTCTACGATTCGGACGTGATCGAGATCGCCCGCTCGCTGAAGCCGTCGCCGCGCGGCGAGCTGGAGATCACCGACGTCAACAAGGCCTATCTGGCGGCGGGCAGGCTGTCGGTCGAGCTGATGGGGCGCGGCTATGCCTGGCTCGACACCGGCACCCCCGACAGCCTGATCGAGGCGGCCGAGTTCGTCCGCACGCTGGAGAAGCGGCAGGGGTTCAAGATCGCCTGCGTCGAGGAGATCGCCTATGGGCAGGGCTTCATCGACGCGGCCCAGCTCGAACGGCTTGCCGACGCCCTGGGCAAGAGCAGCTATGGGACCTATCTCAAAACGCAGGTGTTGAGGCGCTGA